In one window of Brenneria goodwinii DNA:
- the tkt gene encoding transketolase, with product MSSRKTLANAIRALSMDAVQKAKSGHPGAPMGMADIAEVLWRDFLNHNPHNPSWADRDRFVLSNGHGSMLIYSLLHLTGYDLPMSELKNFRQLHSRTPGHPEVGYTAGVETTTGPLGQGIANAVGMAIAEKTLAAQFNRPGHDIVDHFTYAFMGDGCMMEGISHEVCSLAGTLKLGKLVAFYDDNGISIDGHVEDWFTDDTAQRFEAYGWHVVRGIDGHDTEVIKRALEAARAVTEKPSLLMCKTIIGLGSPNKAGTHDAHGAPLGDAEIALTREALGWNHAPFEIPSDIYAQWDAKEAGQAKEAAWNEKFAAYAKAFPQEAVEFTRRMEGDMPADFDAKANEFIAKLQANPAKIASRKASQNALEAFGPWLPEFLGGSADLAPSNLTLWSGSKPINEDTAGNYIHYGVREFGMTAIANGISLHGGFLPYTSTFLMFVEYARNAVRMAALMKQRQVMVYNWYKYVGLNGAIVGMTTFGESAPAEQLFALYGFTVENVVEKAKALLT from the coding sequence ATGTCATCGCGTAAGACGCTGGCTAATGCTATTCGTGCGCTGAGCATGGATGCAGTACAGAAAGCCAAATCCGGCCACCCGGGCGCGCCGATGGGGATGGCCGACATTGCCGAGGTGCTGTGGCGTGATTTCCTGAACCACAATCCGCACAACCCGTCCTGGGCCGATCGTGACCGCTTCGTGTTGTCCAACGGTCACGGCTCCATGCTGATTTACAGCCTGCTGCACCTCACCGGCTATGACCTGCCGATGTCTGAGCTGAAAAACTTCCGCCAGTTGCACTCCAGAACGCCGGGACACCCGGAAGTGGGTTACACCGCCGGAGTGGAAACCACCACCGGGCCGTTGGGGCAGGGGATTGCCAACGCGGTGGGGATGGCGATTGCCGAAAAAACGCTGGCGGCGCAGTTCAACCGTCCGGGCCACGACATCGTCGATCACTTTACTTACGCCTTTATGGGCGACGGCTGCATGATGGAAGGCATCTCGCACGAGGTGTGCTCGCTGGCCGGTACGCTGAAGCTGGGTAAACTGGTGGCGTTCTACGATGACAACGGTATCTCCATCGATGGTCACGTTGAGGACTGGTTTACCGACGACACGGCGCAGCGTTTCGAAGCCTACGGCTGGCACGTGGTGCGCGGTATTGACGGCCACGATACTGAAGTGATTAAACGTGCGCTAGAAGCGGCCCGCGCGGTGACCGAAAAACCGTCGCTGCTGATGTGCAAAACCATCATCGGTTTAGGTTCGCCGAACAAGGCCGGCACCCATGACGCCCACGGCGCGCCGCTGGGCGACGCGGAAATCGCTCTGACCCGTGAAGCGCTGGGCTGGAACCACGCGCCGTTCGAGATCCCGTCTGACATCTACGCGCAGTGGGATGCGAAAGAAGCCGGCCAGGCGAAAGAAGCGGCCTGGAATGAGAAATTCGCGGCCTATGCGAAGGCGTTCCCGCAGGAAGCGGTTGAATTTACCCGCCGTATGGAGGGTGACATGCCGGCTGACTTCGACGCGAAAGCGAACGAATTCATCGCTAAGCTGCAGGCTAATCCGGCGAAAATCGCCAGCCGTAAAGCATCTCAGAATGCGCTTGAAGCGTTCGGTCCCTGGCTTCCTGAGTTCCTCGGCGGTTCCGCTGACCTGGCGCCGTCTAACCTGACCCTGTGGTCCGGTTCTAAGCCGATTAACGAAGATACCGCGGGTAACTACATCCATTACGGTGTGCGCGAGTTCGGTATGACCGCTATCGCGAACGGTATCTCCCTGCATGGCGGTTTTCTGCCGTACACCTCCACCTTCCTGATGTTCGTGGAATATGCCCGCAACGCGGTGCGTATGGCGGCGCTGATGAAACAGCGTCAGGTGATGGTCTACAACTGGTACAAATACGTGGGCCTGAACGGCGCCATCGTGGGGATGACCACTTTCGGTGAGTCGGCTCCGGCAGAGCAACTGTTCGCGCTGTACGGTTTTACGGTAGAAAACGTGGTGGAAAAAGCGAAAGCGTTGCTGACGTAA
- a CDS encoding sugar phosphate isomerase/epimerase family protein, with amino-acid sequence MNKLVIGVNTAMFDGLETDVAFSTIKKAGFRYVELAYNQGYVGDMPPALFGEDNARHIREQLEKHQLRTHSLGATMNIGAVDAVAEFSRRIRFANMIGAKWINICVGRSADRARIIANLRELAPIASENGCVICLENGGDPNYDVFRLADDGFALLEAVGSPAVAFNVDAGNIVSLCPDVDPIEQAIAMLPGAQHCHLKDLQVCDGEVHFTPMGYGQLNYVPMLKELAALAIPCSLEIPLRMHRQRDSYPVRGDSPIDPARSLEVLIQSREMLEKWLGYALHDE; translated from the coding sequence ATGAACAAGCTTGTGATTGGAGTGAATACCGCGATGTTCGATGGTCTGGAAACGGACGTCGCTTTTAGTACGATAAAAAAAGCCGGATTTCGTTATGTAGAACTGGCCTACAACCAGGGCTACGTTGGCGATATGCCGCCAGCGCTTTTTGGTGAAGACAACGCCCGGCATATTCGTGAACAGCTGGAAAAACACCAGCTACGCACTCACTCGCTGGGGGCGACGATGAATATCGGGGCCGTGGATGCGGTTGCCGAATTTAGCCGCCGTATCCGCTTCGCCAATATGATTGGCGCAAAATGGATAAATATCTGTGTCGGCAGAAGCGCCGATCGGGCGCGGATTATCGCGAATCTGCGCGAACTCGCACCTATTGCCAGTGAAAATGGGTGCGTTATCTGCCTGGAAAACGGCGGCGATCCGAATTATGACGTTTTTCGTTTGGCCGACGATGGCTTTGCGCTGCTGGAAGCCGTCGGTAGCCCGGCGGTGGCTTTCAACGTTGATGCGGGTAATATCGTTTCGCTTTGCCCTGACGTGGATCCTATCGAACAGGCTATTGCTATGTTGCCGGGGGCGCAGCACTGCCATCTGAAAGATTTGCAAGTTTGCGATGGCGAAGTGCATTTCACGCCGATGGGGTATGGGCAACTGAATTATGTTCCGATGCTGAAAGAGCTGGCCGCCCTTGCTATTCCCTGTAGCCTGGAAATTCCGTTACGAATGCATCGCCAGCGCGACAGCTATCCTGTGCGCGGCGATTCGCCCATTGATCCAGCGCGGAGCCTTGAGGTACTGATTCAGTCTCGCGAGATGCTGGAAAAATGGCTTGGTTACGCTTTGCATGATGAGTAA
- a CDS encoding MFS transporter: MFFLLAVNLMDRITLSIGMPYIKEEFDLSPTTQGLILSSFFWSYALLQVPGGWLLDRYGPRKVITGALFGWGFFQAIIGLATGGISLILARIGLGAMEAPVSPSGAKLSSTWLTQSERGRGAVIMDSGSPLGVAVGGIIVAHLIVLLDSWRITFVLVGIFTMLLGFLAWRVLRDRPSDHPKVDQKEVEYIAAGNVNSATGVDDSTPTKGLGISWFTMVAIMIGRASWGMVYWGLLTWGPSYLAQAQGLQLASIGNSTFLIFIMGTLGCLFSGFFVDFLVKKGVSHNVSLKSLLSVSGIVGLGVLYALSTVTNPDLAVGLLSVAAFFMMFGSLYWSFPAILAPKDRVGLVGGLMNMANSCAGILVPILVGVILQATGSYESVLLYFAICAGCYTLGTLCINFNKLPIKNGQLSFQK; the protein is encoded by the coding sequence ATGTTCTTCTTATTAGCCGTCAACCTGATGGATCGTATTACATTATCTATCGGGATGCCCTATATAAAAGAGGAATTTGATCTTTCACCTACCACTCAAGGTTTGATTCTTAGTAGTTTTTTTTGGTCTTACGCCCTGCTACAGGTACCGGGAGGTTGGTTACTGGATCGCTACGGCCCACGTAAAGTTATCACCGGCGCGCTGTTTGGCTGGGGGTTCTTCCAGGCCATTATCGGTCTGGCGACCGGCGGGATTAGCCTGATTCTTGCCCGTATCGGCTTGGGCGCAATGGAAGCGCCGGTTTCTCCCAGCGGCGCAAAACTGAGCTCCACCTGGCTGACGCAGTCGGAAAGGGGCCGCGGTGCGGTTATCATGGATTCCGGTAGCCCACTGGGCGTGGCGGTTGGCGGCATCATTGTCGCACACCTGATTGTGCTGCTGGACTCCTGGCGCATCACCTTCGTACTGGTCGGGATCTTTACCATGCTGCTGGGCTTTCTCGCATGGAGAGTTCTGCGCGACCGCCCCTCCGATCATCCCAAAGTGGATCAAAAAGAGGTGGAGTACATTGCCGCAGGTAACGTCAATAGCGCCACGGGAGTGGATGACTCCACGCCGACGAAAGGGCTGGGAATCAGCTGGTTTACCATGGTTGCCATCATGATTGGCCGCGCATCGTGGGGCATGGTGTACTGGGGATTGTTGACCTGGGGGCCGAGCTATCTGGCGCAGGCGCAAGGTCTGCAACTGGCCTCTATCGGTAACTCCACGTTCCTGATCTTTATCATGGGTACGCTGGGCTGCTTGTTTAGCGGTTTCTTCGTTGACTTCCTGGTGAAAAAAGGCGTCAGCCATAACGTGTCGCTGAAAAGCCTGCTTTCCGTATCAGGCATCGTCGGCCTGGGCGTGCTGTATGCCCTGTCGACGGTCACCAACCCCGATCTTGCCGTTGGTCTGCTCTCCGTCGCGGCATTCTTTATGATGTTCGGCAGCCTGTACTGGAGCTTCCCGGCCATCCTGGCGCCGAAAGATCGCGTAGGTCTGGTTGGTGGGCTGATGAATATGGCTAACAGCTGCGCCGGAATTCTGGTGCCCATCCTGGTTGGCGTTATTCTACAGGCTACTGGTAGCTATGAAAGTGTATTGCTCTATTTCGCCATCTGTGCCGGGTGCTATACCCTCGGAACACTGTGCATTAACTTCAATAAATTGCCGATTAAAAACGGCCAATTATCGTTCCAGAAATAA
- a CDS encoding 2-hydroxyacid dehydrogenase codes for MSVILRVEKVPQVLAEALALDHTLYEYSQLSAEELHAIAGEIQVILASGESKVEAALINQLPQLKLIAVFGVGYDGVDIHAAFERNIQVTNTPDILTDDVADLGMALMLNVSRRINGAQKFIERGGWQSGSYPLSTKVSGGRLGIVGFGRIGRAVAKRAKGFAMRIACFDRYPVESSKVTYYPDLVELAKNSDVLIVCASAGKDSMKLINRDVLAALGPNGILINIARGSVVDEDALAEAITQGTIGGAGLDVFANEPHIPQALLNRDDVVVTPHVGSATHATRTAMAKLVMDNIAAFYSGQALLTPVPWPR; via the coding sequence ATGTCAGTTATATTACGAGTGGAGAAAGTCCCGCAGGTGTTGGCGGAAGCGTTAGCGCTCGACCACACGTTGTATGAATACAGTCAATTGTCAGCAGAAGAATTACATGCCATCGCCGGGGAAATTCAGGTGATATTAGCCAGTGGGGAGTCGAAAGTTGAAGCCGCATTGATTAATCAATTGCCGCAATTAAAATTAATCGCCGTATTTGGTGTCGGCTATGACGGCGTGGATATCCACGCCGCATTTGAACGGAATATTCAGGTCACTAACACACCGGATATTTTGACCGATGATGTTGCTGATTTGGGTATGGCTTTGATGTTAAACGTATCAAGGAGAATTAACGGCGCGCAAAAATTTATTGAGCGCGGCGGCTGGCAGTCTGGATCTTACCCACTGTCGACTAAAGTAAGCGGAGGGCGGTTAGGCATTGTTGGTTTTGGCCGCATTGGCCGTGCGGTCGCCAAAAGGGCGAAGGGTTTTGCCATGCGCATTGCCTGTTTTGATCGGTATCCCGTTGAAAGCAGCAAGGTGACGTATTATCCCGATTTGGTTGAGCTGGCGAAAAATAGCGATGTGCTGATAGTGTGTGCGAGCGCGGGTAAAGATAGCATGAAGCTAATCAATCGCGACGTACTCGCGGCGCTTGGACCGAACGGTATTTTAATTAATATCGCCCGAGGCAGCGTGGTGGATGAAGACGCGCTGGCTGAGGCCATCACCCAGGGAACGATTGGCGGAGCGGGTCTGGATGTTTTCGCCAACGAACCCCACATACCGCAAGCGTTGCTTAATCGTGATGATGTGGTGGTCACGCCGCATGTTGGTAGCGCAACGCACGCAACGCGTACGGCGATGGCGAAACTGGTGATGGATAATATTGCGGCGTTTTATTCCGGTCAGGCGTTGCTGACGCCGGTGCCGTGGCCGCGGTAA
- a CDS encoding sugar phosphate isomerase/epimerase family protein: MTTTLYPSAHIAEIFFPLANDEKAILHVIREIADIGYYRGFETGIIHQPEIAKNIRTVAEQNQLNVTQWLTFELLKDNLNLSSLDSELREKSIRRACELVQLAAECGTSKLSLVSGGDPGDARRDEAKKGFGEALVRIGEVVGQYDNMLLQVEPLDRFAHKCQLIGPTDETVEWMKALRPDCPKLYLAWDSAHVALNQEDLAESLALAAPLISQLHLANAILDPQAQGYGDYHMKFGEPGFLTTATAAHIIRTAMNLELPKEFGPISLAVEMRTTDQDDLWDNERQCREFLQGAWREALR; the protein is encoded by the coding sequence ATGACCACCACATTGTATCCTTCCGCGCACATTGCAGAGATTTTCTTTCCGCTCGCCAATGATGAAAAAGCGATTTTGCATGTCATCCGCGAAATCGCCGACATCGGTTATTACCGGGGTTTTGAAACCGGTATTATTCATCAGCCGGAAATCGCCAAAAACATCCGCACGGTGGCGGAACAGAACCAATTAAACGTGACTCAGTGGCTGACGTTCGAATTACTCAAAGACAATCTGAACCTCAGCAGTCTGGACTCTGAGCTGCGCGAAAAATCCATTCGCCGCGCCTGTGAGCTGGTACAGCTGGCAGCAGAATGCGGCACGAGCAAACTTTCGCTGGTGAGCGGCGGCGATCCCGGCGATGCGCGCCGCGACGAGGCGAAAAAGGGCTTTGGTGAGGCGCTGGTACGCATCGGCGAAGTCGTCGGTCAGTATGACAATATGCTGTTGCAGGTGGAGCCGCTCGATCGCTTTGCGCACAAATGCCAGTTGATTGGCCCTACCGATGAAACCGTGGAGTGGATGAAGGCGCTACGGCCAGACTGCCCGAAACTGTATCTCGCCTGGGACAGCGCCCACGTCGCGCTGAATCAGGAAGATCTCGCTGAATCACTGGCGCTGGCGGCGCCGCTAATTTCACAGCTGCATCTCGCCAACGCGATCCTTGACCCGCAGGCGCAAGGCTATGGCGATTATCATATGAAGTTCGGCGAGCCAGGATTCCTCACTACCGCTACGGCTGCGCATATCATTAGAACCGCGATGAACCTTGAACTGCCGAAGGAATTCGGCCCGATTTCCCTCGCCGTCGAAATGCGCACCACTGACCAGGACGACCTGTGGGATAACGAACGGCAGTGCCGTGAGTTTCTGCAAGGCGCCTGGCGCGAAGCGCTGCGTTGA
- the mtfA gene encoding DgsA anti-repressor MtfA, whose translation MIKWPWKTNELQVEALDRWQPAVAIPLLAPLSDKEQSRLINIADQFLKLKRLIPLQGLTLTELMQQRIALLFSLPILELGIECLNGFHEVLIYPGPFTVDDEWQDDIGLVHTGRIVQSGQSWDQGPIVLNWQEIQDSFDLSGFNLVIHEVAHKLDLRGGGIATGVPPIALRDVAQWEQQLHAAMESLQEEIDLVGEDAASMDPYAAQDPVECFAVLSEYFFSAPALLDERFPALYQCFKGFYRQDPLTRLKAWQNSADYRAPVTY comes from the coding sequence ATGATTAAGTGGCCGTGGAAAACAAATGAACTTCAGGTTGAAGCGCTGGATCGCTGGCAGCCTGCGGTGGCGATTCCCCTACTCGCTCCGTTAAGCGACAAGGAGCAGTCGCGGCTGATAAATATCGCGGATCAGTTCCTGAAACTGAAACGCCTGATCCCATTACAGGGATTGACGCTAACCGAATTAATGCAGCAGCGCATCGCGTTACTGTTTTCTTTGCCGATCCTGGAACTGGGTATTGAGTGCCTGAATGGCTTTCACGAAGTGCTGATCTATCCTGGTCCTTTCACGGTGGATGACGAATGGCAGGACGATATTGGGCTGGTTCACACCGGCAGAATAGTACAGTCCGGACAAAGCTGGGACCAGGGGCCGATTGTACTTAACTGGCAGGAAATTCAGGACTCGTTCGATCTTTCCGGATTTAACCTGGTTATTCACGAAGTCGCCCACAAGTTGGATCTCCGCGGCGGCGGCATCGCTACCGGCGTTCCGCCGATTGCCCTGCGTGATGTCGCGCAGTGGGAACAGCAGTTGCATGCCGCGATGGAATCTTTGCAGGAGGAAATCGATTTAGTCGGAGAAGACGCGGCCAGCATGGATCCCTACGCGGCTCAAGACCCGGTCGAATGTTTTGCCGTACTCTCCGAGTATTTCTTCAGCGCGCCGGCATTATTGGATGAACGATTCCCCGCGCTATACCAGTGCTTTAAAGGGTTTTATCGCCAGGATCCGTTAACCCGCCTCAAAGCGTGGCAAAACAGCGCCGATTATCGCGCGCCCGTTACGTATTAA
- a CDS encoding Hsp20 family protein — MALRTLSLFPDVSGSLFSDRFNRIDRLFSQLTGDTPLSATPSYDIRMLGDNRYGITLSVPGWKEDELEIKTAGGRLTVTGKREEKSESEEEGWLHQGISRADFNISYSLPEHVKVQGAALENGLLTVELYQEIPESEKPQKIAIESRGKAIEHQA; from the coding sequence ATGGCACTGAGAACCTTGTCATTGTTCCCTGATGTTTCCGGTTCGCTCTTTTCCGATCGTTTTAACCGTATCGATCGGCTATTCAGCCAGTTAACTGGCGATACCCCGCTGTCGGCAACGCCGTCGTATGATATCCGGATGTTAGGCGACAACCGGTATGGGATCACGTTGAGCGTGCCCGGTTGGAAAGAGGACGAACTGGAGATAAAAACGGCGGGCGGCCGACTGACCGTGACGGGTAAACGTGAAGAGAAAAGCGAATCTGAAGAGGAAGGTTGGCTCCATCAGGGTATTAGCCGCGCCGACTTCAATATCAGCTATTCGCTGCCCGAACATGTGAAGGTGCAGGGGGCCGCGCTGGAAAACGGATTATTGACCGTTGAGCTTTATCAGGAAATTCCTGAAAGTGAAAAGCCGCAAAAGATAGCGATAGAAAGTCGCGGGAAGGCCATTGAACATCAGGCCTGA
- a CDS encoding YqaE/Pmp3 family membrane protein, which yields MGFWRIVFTIILPPLGVALGKGIGWAFILNIILTLLGYIPGLIHAFWVQTRNDGI from the coding sequence ATGGGATTTTGGCGCATTGTGTTTACTATCATTTTACCTCCACTGGGCGTGGCGCTTGGGAAAGGGATAGGTTGGGCGTTTATCCTGAATATTATTCTGACGCTGTTGGGATATATCCCGGGCCTGATTCACGCGTTTTGGGTACAGACGAGAAATGACGGTATTTGA
- a CDS encoding AEC family transporter: MVDVLIKAFSFVFVIIIGYLLKQRGVLQRSDSIALSKIMMNITLPAAVITGFASFQFDHSLLILVALGLGCNLILMGVGYWIARKGPDDKKAFYMINSPGYNIGCFTLPYVQSFLGPAGIVATCLFDAGNSIICTGGSYVAASHATGRSAGLKSTIKRLFSSVPFDVYMLLLLAALCGLHLPSQITLISSTIGNANPFLAMLIIGMMLEININRAALANVFRVLVLRYSIASAFAVLFYYYTPLPLEIRQVLAVVVFSPLSSLAPLFTSRFSGMFASVSSFTNSLSVIISITIITTLLTLMQP, encoded by the coding sequence ATGGTTGATGTGCTTATCAAGGCCTTCTCGTTTGTTTTTGTCATCATTATCGGATATCTGCTGAAACAGCGCGGTGTATTACAACGTTCCGACAGCATCGCCTTGTCCAAGATCATGATGAATATTACCTTGCCGGCGGCGGTCATCACCGGGTTTGCCAGCTTTCAATTCGATCACTCGCTGTTGATCCTGGTGGCGCTGGGGCTGGGGTGTAATCTTATACTGATGGGGGTGGGGTATTGGATTGCCCGAAAAGGCCCTGATGATAAGAAAGCCTTTTATATGATCAATTCGCCAGGCTATAACATCGGTTGTTTTACCCTGCCTTATGTTCAGAGCTTTCTTGGGCCGGCCGGTATTGTCGCCACCTGCCTGTTTGATGCCGGGAACTCCATTATCTGTACCGGCGGCAGCTATGTCGCCGCCTCGCATGCCACCGGGCGTAGCGCCGGTCTGAAAAGCACGATTAAACGGCTATTTTCCTCCGTTCCGTTTGATGTTTACATGCTGCTGCTGCTTGCGGCGCTATGCGGTTTGCATCTTCCTAGTCAGATAACGTTGATCTCCTCGACCATTGGCAACGCCAATCCATTTCTTGCCATGTTGATTATCGGCATGATGCTGGAAATCAATATTAACCGGGCAGCGCTGGCGAATGTTTTTAGGGTGCTGGTTCTGCGCTACAGCATCGCTTCCGCATTCGCCGTTCTGTTTTACTACTACACGCCGTTGCCGCTGGAGATTCGCCAGGTGCTTGCCGTGGTGGTCTTTTCGCCGCTATCGTCACTGGCGCCTTTGTTTACCTCAAGGTTCAGCGGGATGTTCGCGTCCGTCTCCAGTTTTACCAATTCATTATCGGTCATCATCAGTATTACAATCATTACCACGCTGCTAACGTTGATGCAGCCATAA
- a CDS encoding sensor domain-containing diguanylate cyclase yields the protein MLLAAFLIISWSSYEVAKKSLEDEIKENTLPLTSDNVYSEIQQDLLKPIFISSLMAHDTFVRDWVLHDESDSQAMIRYLKEIDRRFDTLFSFFASDKTKRFYDPQRIQRIISAQSPEDQWFFQAQTLSDQTPYRIDINTDPEDRTHMDIFINHKVMDYEGNFIGVTGIGIPVERVKLLLEKYEQRYNRTIYFIDQTGNVTLHGLTYDRPLKIQQQPGLASIATSILTMPGGAYEYYSQQNKPIFLNTRLIPEFGWYLMVEQSNHPSERQLFDTLIKNLGISITVSMLFLVLLWLTIGGYQRRLEQMATTDKLTGIMNRQAFDYSFERLSNKRLAQHQPISILLLDIDHFKTVNDRYGHGVGDLVLQKIAKILQQSTRHSDQVCRWGGEEFVVLLDNCDLENALQRAESLRHDIETTMVSFQNETIHITISCGVAEYQQNETLDALINRADIALYQAKQQGRNRVIKSDK from the coding sequence ATGCTGCTCGCCGCATTTCTGATTATCAGTTGGAGTAGTTATGAAGTCGCCAAAAAATCGCTAGAGGACGAAATAAAAGAAAATACGCTCCCTCTGACCAGCGATAACGTGTATTCCGAAATTCAGCAAGACCTTCTGAAACCCATCTTCATCTCATCGCTGATGGCGCATGATACCTTTGTCCGCGACTGGGTGCTTCATGACGAAAGCGATTCACAGGCGATGATTCGCTATCTGAAAGAGATTGATCGCCGCTTCGATACCTTATTTTCCTTTTTTGCTTCGGACAAAACGAAACGTTTTTACGACCCTCAACGAATTCAGCGCATCATTTCAGCGCAATCCCCCGAGGACCAATGGTTTTTTCAGGCTCAAACCCTGTCGGACCAAACACCCTACCGCATTGATATCAATACCGATCCCGAAGACCGCACCCATATGGATATCTTTATTAACCACAAAGTGATGGACTATGAAGGCAACTTCATCGGCGTTACCGGCATTGGTATTCCCGTTGAACGGGTCAAACTCCTGCTTGAAAAATATGAGCAGCGTTACAACCGCACGATTTATTTTATTGATCAAACCGGCAATGTAACGTTACACGGTTTAACGTATGACCGCCCGCTGAAGATTCAACAGCAGCCAGGGCTGGCATCGATCGCCACCTCGATTCTCACGATGCCCGGCGGCGCGTATGAATATTACTCGCAACAAAATAAGCCCATATTTCTTAATACCCGGCTGATCCCCGAGTTTGGCTGGTATTTAATGGTCGAGCAAAGCAACCATCCGAGTGAGCGGCAGTTGTTCGATACGCTGATAAAAAACCTAGGGATTAGCATCACCGTCAGTATGCTGTTTCTTGTCCTGCTATGGCTGACCATCGGTGGCTATCAGCGTCGCCTGGAACAGATGGCGACGACCGACAAGCTGACGGGCATTATGAATCGCCAGGCGTTCGATTATTCCTTTGAACGTTTGAGCAATAAACGGCTGGCGCAACATCAGCCTATCTCCATACTGCTTCTCGACATTGACCATTTCAAAACGGTTAACGATCGCTACGGACACGGCGTCGGCGATTTAGTCTTGCAAAAAATCGCGAAGATACTGCAACAGTCCACACGCCATAGCGATCAGGTTTGCCGCTGGGGTGGAGAAGAATTTGTCGTGCTGCTGGATAACTGCGATCTTGAAAATGCGCTACAGCGAGCTGAATCCCTACGGCATGACATTGAAACAACAATGGTATCGTTTCAGAACGAAACGATTCATATCACCATCAGCTGCGGCGTAGCGGAATATCAGCAGAATGAAACGCTGGATGCCTTAATAAACCGCGCGGATATCGCGCTCTATCAGGCTAAACAACAAGGGCGTAACCGGGTAATCAAATCGGATAAATAG
- a CDS encoding lipid kinase: MTTERRENKQGGPTALLFINQNARNGDSSKSHVVQLLQSHHIAVIEPGEQALGSCGDIILAHANDVDFVIIGGGDGTLNSAAQALVDTGLPLGVLPLGTANDFARTLGIPRDLKLAVQIIAAGNLRSIDLGEVNDHLFFNVSSIGFSAALARGLSAKSKKRWGTLGYALAAFKLLKQSRPFRVEIEHDGIKERVRTVQVSVGNGRFYGGGMTVEQTAAPDDGRFDVYSLEISHWWEMLALVPFLRRGTHGRWRKVRTFSATRLTLHTAKPHDINADGELIGKTPATFILREKAIRVFAPQTGVIN; this comes from the coding sequence ATGACAACGGAAAGAAGAGAAAATAAGCAGGGCGGCCCAACTGCACTTTTATTTATTAATCAAAACGCGAGAAATGGTGATTCATCAAAGTCGCATGTGGTTCAATTATTACAATCGCATCATATAGCGGTTATTGAACCCGGCGAACAGGCGCTTGGCTCCTGCGGCGATATTATTCTCGCCCATGCTAATGATGTGGATTTTGTTATTATCGGTGGCGGCGATGGCACATTAAACTCGGCGGCTCAGGCTCTGGTAGATACCGGGTTGCCATTGGGCGTACTGCCATTAGGCACGGCAAATGACTTTGCGCGTACCCTGGGGATCCCAAGGGATTTGAAGCTGGCGGTGCAAATTATCGCGGCGGGAAATTTAAGGTCCATCGACCTGGGTGAAGTGAACGATCATCTGTTCTTTAATGTCTCCAGTATTGGGTTTTCGGCGGCACTGGCCCGCGGGTTATCGGCAAAGTCTAAAAAGCGCTGGGGAACGCTGGGGTACGCGCTGGCGGCGTTTAAATTGCTCAAGCAGAGCCGTCCTTTTAGGGTCGAAATTGAGCACGACGGGATTAAAGAGCGGGTCAGAACCGTTCAGGTTTCGGTGGGCAATGGCCGTTTTTACGGCGGCGGCATGACGGTGGAACAGACGGCCGCGCCTGACGATGGCCGGTTTGACGTCTATAGTCTGGAGATCTCCCACTGGTGGGAAATGCTGGCGCTTGTCCCTTTTCTGCGGCGGGGAACGCACGGGCGCTGGCGCAAAGTCCGCACCTTTTCCGCCACTCGCTTAACATTGCATACTGCCAAACCGCATGATATCAATGCCGACGGCGAACTCATTGGAAAAACGCCCGCGACATTTATCCTCAGGGAAAAAGCTATTCGCGTATTCGCTCCCCAAACCGGGGTAATTAATTAA